The window GGCCAGGTGTGGACGACCGGATGCGGTTCGTCGCGCGATCTCCGCTCGTACGGCTGACCGGGTGGTTCACGGTGGGACTCCTCGCCGTCGGTGTCCTCGCGCTTGTCCTGTCACTGGTGAGCATGTTCGCGTCCTGAGAAGCAAGCAGAAGAAACAAGTGGCGCGGAGGCTATGTAGCTAGATAAGCTAGCGACATGGCCGCATCTTCGACGTCGACCCGACCCTCCCGCTGGCTCCGGGTGGGAATCCCAGCGTTGCTCGTGCTCGTCTGGCTCGTCGTCGGCTCGATCGGCGGTCCGTACTTCGGCAAGGTCGACGAGGTCTCCACCAATGACCAGTCGACGTTCCTGCCGCAGAGCGCGGCCTCCACGCAGGTCAACGAAAGGCTTCCCGACTTCGTTGCCGGTGACAGCATCCCGGCCGTCGTGGTGTTCGCGGCGGACCAGAAGCTCAGCGACGGGCAACTCGCCGAGCTGCAGACGGTTGCCGAGGACATCGCGCAGACGCCCGGTGTCCTCGACGGCATCTCGCCGCCAATCGTGTCCGACGACGGTCTCGCCGCCCAGATCTTCGTGCCCATCGACGCCTCGGGCGAGGTGCCCGAGGCCGTCGAGGCGGTCCGCGACCTCGTCGCCTCACAGGCGCCGTCGGGCGTCGAAGGATGGGTGACCGGTCCCGCCGGCTTCACGGCGGACCTCGTCGAGGGCTTCCTCGGCATCGACGGGCTGCTGCTCGGCGTCGCGCTCATCGCCGTCTTCGTGATCCTCGTCATCGTCTACCGGTCCCCGCTGCTGCCGGTGCTCGTGCTGCTCACGAGCGTGTTCGCGCTGTGCGTGGCCCTGCTGACCGTGTGGTGGCTCGCCAAAGCCGGGATCTTCGTGCTGAACGGCCAGGTGCAGGGCATCCTGTTCATCCTCGTCATCGGCGCCGCCACCGACTACGCGCTCTTGTTCGTGGCGAGATACCGCGAGGCGGTGGCCGAGGGGCAGAAGAGGTGGCCGGCGACCGTACAGGCCTGGCGTGGCGCGTTCGAGCCCATCCTCGCCTCCGGGGGAACCGTCATCGCGGGGCTGCTCTGCCTGCTGCTCTCGGACCTCGCCAGCAACCGTGCGCTCGGGCCGATCGCGGCCATCGGCATCGCGTTCGCGATGCTCTCCGCACTCACCTTCCTGCCCGCGCTGCTCGCGCTCGTCGGCCGCGCCGCTTTCTGGCCCTTCATTCCGAAGCACCCCGCCGCGGTGCCGTCTGACGACCCGAACGCCCCCGTATCGGGCCTCTGGCCGCGGGTGGCGCGATTCGTCACGCGGCGTGCTCGTCCGGTGTGGATCATCAGCACCGTCGTCCTGCTCGTGGGGGCGGCGGGCATCACGCAGCTCAAGGCCGACGGCGTGCCCTCCAGCGACCTCGTGCTCGGGTACTCGCAGGCGCGTGACGGCCAGGACGTGCTCGCGGAGCACTTCCCGGCCGGCTCCGGCAGTCCGGTCTACGTCGTGGTCTCTGAGACGGATGCGGCCGCCGCCGTCACCGCCACGTCGGATGCAGAGGGCATCGACAGTGTGGCGATCGCCGCCGCGGACTCGCCGACGGGTCAGGCGTCGGTCACCGTCTCGGGCGGCGCGCTCGAGCTCGCCGCGGTCGGCCCGCCCGGGACTCCCGCGCCTTCGGCCACCACCGTCGACGGCGACGTGCTGCTGATCGCGACGCTCGCGGATGCGGCCGACTCCGCCGCGGCCGACGACGCCGTCGTGGCGCTGCGAGACACCCTCGACAGCGATCTCGGAGAAGGCGCGGCGCTCGTCGGCGGCCAGACCGCCATCGACGTCGACACGAACGCCACCTCGATCCGCGACCGCACGGTCATCATCCCGGTCATCCTCGCCGTCGTCTTCGTCATCCTCATGCTCCTGCTGCGATCGATCCTGGCGCCGGTGCTGCTCATCGCGAGCACCGTGATCTCGTTCGGCACCGCGATGGGGGTGAGCGCGCTCGTGTTCAACCACGTGTTCGACTTCCCCGGCGCGGACCCCGCGGTGCCGCTCTACGGCTTCGTCTTCCTCGTCGCGCTCGGCATCGACTACAACATCTTCCTCATGTCGCGCGTGCGGGAGGAATCGCTTCGCCACGGCACGCGCGCGGGCATCGTGCGCGGCCTCGTGTCGACCGGAGGCGTGATCACCTCGGCCGGCCTCGTGCTCGCGGCGACGTTCGCCGCCCTCGGTGTCATCCCGATCCTGTTCCTGGCGCAGTTGGCGTTCATCGTCGCGTTCGGCGTGCTGCTGGACACCTTCGTCGTCCGCTCGCTCCTGGTGCCCGCACTCGCCTCCGACATCGGGCGCGCGGTGTGGTGGCCCTCCAAGCTGTGGCGTGCAGGGCCCGAGACGAAGGATGCGGCGCCGATGACGCGCGCCGAGTACCGGCGTACGCTCGGAGCATGACCAAGGCGCTGTTCATCGTCGACGTCCAAAACGACTTCACCGAGCGCGGTGCTCTCGGGGTGGCAGGGGGTGACGCGGTCGCGGAGCGGATCTCCGCCTACCTCGCGGAGCACGCGGGCGACTACGGCCTCATCGTGGCATCCCGGGACTGGCACGACGCCGAGGGCGACAACGGCGGGCATTTCGCCGCGGAGCCCGACTTCATCGACACGTGGCCGCCGCACTGCGTGGCGGGCACCTTCGGCGCGGAGTACGACGAGGTCTTCGACACGTCCGCCGTGACGCACCATCTCAAGAAGGGGCGCGGAGAGCCCGCGTACTCGCTCTTCGAGGGGCGCACCGACGACGGCCGCACGGCGACCGAGCTGCTCGCTGAGCACGGGATCCTCGACATCGACGTGGTGGGTCTCGCGACCGACTACTGCGTGCGCGCGTCGGCTCTCGATGCCATCGCGGCGGGGCGGCACGTGCGCGTGTTCACCGACCTCGTCGCCGGCGTCCACGCCGAGTCGAGTGAGAAGGCCCTCGCCGAGATCGCGCACGCCGGCGCTGAGGTGACCGCGTCGCGCTGAGCGCGCACGGAGATCACGAGATCCAGAGCACGACGCCGGTCATCCCGGTCAGCACGGCCGCGACGCCCGCGCGGATGGCGTCGTCGCAGCGCTCGGGGGTGAAAGACGCCTCGTCGAAGTGCGTGGCCGACCCCAGGCCCTCGCCACGGAATCCCGCACCGGTCCAGTCGACGGCAGTGACGTTCTCGGTGGGCTCGGCCAGTTCCGCGCCGAGCACGAGGAACGCGATGTCGAGGTGGTTCGGCGTCACCATGGCCATCGCGTCGATGAGATCCTCGCCGGCCGCGACCACGAGCTCGGGGTTCAGATCCATCGCGTGCACGATGCCCGTGATCGCGTCGCCGTCCGCATCCACCGTTCTCAGGTCGACGTCCTCGTCGGCCGCCCACGCGGTCACGGCGTCCCGCAGCGTCTGGGTCGTGGCGTCATCGCCGGAGGTGAGGAGCACGACGCGGTAGCCGGGTGCGGGATGCACGTCGTCCCACGACCCGCTGCGCGGATCGACCGTGGCCTCCGGCGTCGGTTCGATCTCGGGGGCGAAACCCGGCGCGGGCGATCCCACCACGCCGATCGTGTCGCGCGGAACGTTCCAGTCCGTGCTCGCGCAACCGGTCAGAGCGAGGGCGAGCGCGAGGCCGGTCGCGCCGAGGACGAGGGATGCGGGGCGGTGCGGCACGGAGAATCCTTGCAGAAGTGGGAGGGGCGTCACCAGGATGCCGGTCGCGGTGACCGGCGCCGCGCGCTCGAGCCCCGGTTCGCGCATTGTTCTCCGGATCTGCCGCCGGCGTTCACCGGCCGAGCGCACCGGCGGGTCACCCCGTGATCCTCATCTGTTCTCCCGACGGCCGATTCGTATGCCATCGATCGTTCACTCCCAGGAAAGTTCGGCGGGCCAGTCTGCTTGCAGGCGCCGGGATCCGTGCGCCTTCCTGGTTGACCCACATCCACTTCCTCTCCAGAAACGGAAGACACATGCTCCTTGCAGCACCCTCGCGGCCCACGGGCCGCGCGGCCCTGTGGGCCTCGGCGGCGGCGGTCGGCGCCGCGCTGATGCTCAGCGGCGCCCTCGTCGCCCCCGCGGCGCACGCCGACGACCCCGCGGCCTACACCGGCATCGTGCTGGGCGTCGCCTCCAACGAGACGCAGCGCACGGTGTCCTGGTACACCTCGGCCGACACATCGCAGGTCGTGCAGTTGGCCCCCACCTCGGCCGTGGTGAACGGTCAGTTCGTTGCCTCCGTGACCACCTTCGCCGCCACCGGAGCGGCCAACGTCTCGACCACGGGCTACAACCGCCACGCCGTCCTGTCGGGGCTGCAGGAGAACACGCAGTACTCGTACCGCGTGGGATCCGACGGCAACTGGTCGCCGACCTACTCGTTCAAGACGCAGTCCTTCGAGGGTGACTTCGACTTCCTGTTCTTCGGAGACCCCCAGATCGGGTCGTCGGGCAACGTCGCGAAGGACGGCGCCGGCTGGGCCGACACCATGAACGTCGCGCTGACCGCCAACCCGAACGCGGAGCTGCTGGTCTCCGGCGGCGACCAGGTCGAGACGGCCAACACCGAGCCGCAGTGGGACGCGTTCCTCGCTCCCGACCAGCTGCGCCAGTACCCGTGGGCCGCGACGATCGGTAACCACGACGTCGGCGGCAAGGCGTACGAGCAGCACTTCTACACGCCCAACACCGACTACTCCTCGGCCTACTACAAGGACCCGACCAAGACGGCGACGACGTCCGGCGGCGACTACTGGTACATCTACAAGGATGTGCTCTTCATCGACCTGAACAGCAACAGCTACGACTCGGCGAACGGCGGCGGCGACGCGGCCCACGTGCAGTACGTGACGGATGTGGTGAACCAGCACGGCGCCGATGCCAAGTACACCGTGCTCGTGTACCACCACTCGATCTACTCCGCCGCCGACCACGCGAAGGACGCCGACAACAAGGTGCGTCGCGTGGACTTCCCGACCACCTTCTCCAAGCTCGGTGTCGATCTCGTGCTCCAGGGCCACGACCACGTCTACACCCGCAGCTACGAGATCAAGAACGGCGAGAAGGCCAACCCGGCCGAACAGCCCGGTCAGAACGACGTCTTCGTCGGTGAGGGCGGCGTCATCTACATGACGGCGAACTCGGCATCGGGGTCGAAGTACTACGACATCACGGCGCCCGACAACAGCGGCACCACGGGAGCGGGTAACGGGCCCGACCCGCTGAAGCCGAGCGATTACTGGTACAACTCCGTGCAGAACCAGGAGCACGTGCGCAGCTACGTCAAGGTGCAGGTGCGCGCCGACCAGCTCGTGGTCGAGGGCATCCGTTCGGGCACCTGCGACGCGCCCAACGCCGCGGTGGAGCAGGGCAAGGTCAGCTGGTGCGGAACGCCGGGTTCGAGTACGGCGGTCGACGGCGTCGGGTCCCTGATCGACTCGGTCACCATCCACCCCTTCCACGGCGACGGTCAGGACATCCAGGTCGACGTTCCCAACCAGGCTCCCGGTGAGTTCGGCTGGACGATCGATGGTCAGAACGGCCTCGTGGACCTCGGTACCGCCGAGGAGAAGGGCGACCACTTCGAGGCGACGGGTGAGATCAACCCGATCAGCGTCACCGACACGCGCTCCTCGCTGGCGCCGTGGTCGCTCACCTCGGTGCTCGGTGACTTCAAGGACGGCGACAAGACGTTCTCCGGTCGCTACCTCGGCTGGACGCCGAAGGTCGTCACCGACGGTGCCGGCGCCACCGCCGGTGCAGCCGTCTCCTCGGGTTACGACACCGGTGACGGTCTGGCCGTCAGTCGCGTGCTTGGCTCCGCCGCGCAGGGACACGCGAAGGGATCGGCGCTGCTCGGTGCGGCGCTCGATCTCAAGCTCCCGACCGAGACGGCCAAGGGCAGCTACCGCGCGACCCTGACCCTCACCGCGCTCGCCGGCTGACGCCTGCGGCACCTTCGTCCGTGGGAGAGGGCTCGTCCCCTCTCCCACGGACATCCGCATTCCCCCCCCGACCCGAAAGATCTCCGTGAACCCACGCTCGACCCCTCCGCATCGTCGACTCATCGCGCTGAGCTCCGCGATGCTCGCCACGCTCACCGCCCTCGCCTTCGCGGCACCTGCTCAGGCTGCCGAGGGTGATGAGGTCACCTGGACCGTCCGGACCGCCTCCAACAACCTGGGCTCGGAGCGGACGAACTACAGCTACACGGTCGATCCGGGCGGGTCCGTCTCGGACGCCGTCACGATCGCGAACCACGGAGACGAGGCGCTGGATCTCAAGGTCTACGCCGCCGACGGCTCGACCTCCGACGAGGGCCAGCTGTCCCTGCTCGTCGCGGGGGAGCCCTCCCATGCGATCGGCGCGTGGATCGCGCCCCAGCAGGCGACCGTGACGGTGGCGGCCGGTGAGACGGTCACCGTCCCGTTCACCCTCTCCGTCCCCGAGAACGCCACGCCCGGCGACTACGCCGGCGGCGTGGTCACCTCGCTCAGTGCGCCCGACGCGCAGAACGGCGTCACGGTCGATCGGAGACTGGGGATCCGCGTCAACCTGCGGGTGGGCGGTGAGCTCGTGCCCTCCCTGGCGGTCGAGAACATGTCTGTCGCCTGGAACGGCGGGCTCAATCCCTTCGCCGGCGGTGACGCCACCGTGACGTACACCCTGCACAACACCGGCAACGCCACGATCGCCGCGCAGCCGACGGCACGCGTCGGGGGGATCTTCGACCTCTTCGGAATGGATGCCGCCGCGGCACAGGACGTGCCCGCGCTCCTTCCCGGCGAGTCGTGGACCCAGACCGTCTCCGTTCCGGGCGTCCCTCCCGTGCTCGCGCTCATCGCCGGCGTGAACGTGGTGCCCGTCGTGACCGATGCGTCCGGCTCGACGACTCCGCTCGACACGGTGACGGGGCAGACGATCGGCGCCGCCATCCCGTGGACCCTGCTCGTGATCGTCCTGCTCGCGGCGGCCGCGGTCTTCCTGCTGCTGCGCGCGCGTCGCCGGCGCAGCGAGACCGCGCAGCAGCGTGCCGATGCACGCGTGGAGGATGCGGTCGCCCACGCCCTCGCCGAAGAGCGTGCCAAGGCGGCAGTCGGGGCTTCGTCGGCCGACTGAGCCACGCCACGACAGAGTGCCCCCGGAGGGATCCGGGGGCACTCTGTCGTTGCGTGGCGGCTCAGGCGCGGCGGCGGCGAGCGGCCAGGGCCGCGCCGGCGCCCGTGACGGCCAGTGCGGCGAGGAGCCACGGCAGCAGCCGCTGAACGTCGTCGCCCGTCGCGGGCAGCGCTCCGGTGGGCACCTGCGGTGATGTAGCGGTCGGGGACGGGGATGCGGCCCCGACATGCTCGGGGACGTCGACGGTGATCACCATGGCCCCGCCCGTCGTCGTTCCCGCATCCGGGTCGTCCTCTGCGGCGTCGGCGACCGAGGCTCCCGCGCCCAGAAGGAGCGCCGCGACCGTCAGCGCGACCGAGCCTCGGCCCAGCAGTGAGATCCGGGCGCGCTGCCGCGGCGCGGTCACCGTCCCGCCTCGATCCGGCGCGAGCCGGCGGCGGTGCGCGTGAAGTACCACAGCGCCGCGACGAGGGCCACCAGCAGGAGGTACGACACGACGGGGAAGCTCGCGATCTCGGTGAACACCGGCTGCAGAACGGAGTCCTGGTCGGTCAGAATCCCGCCGATCCACGCGGCGGCGGCCAGGATCGCGGCGATCGCGACGGCGGTGCGGAAACCGACGAACGCGCGCGCGTGGGAGAGCCAGATGAGCAGAGGGAGCACGAGCACCGCGGCGATGAGCTGTGCGAGCTCGACGCCGACGTTGAAGCCGATGATCGCGACGAGCGTCTCGCCGAATCCGAGGTTGAGCTCGAGGATCGTCGTGGCGAACGCCGTGCCGTGCACGAGCCCGAACACTCCCGCGATGAGCAGCTCACCTCGGGGGATCAGAGGCTTCAGCGCGTGCGCGGCAGCGACGGCGATGGAGACGGCGACGAGGATCTCCACCGGCTTCTCGGGGAAGGAGATGAGCCCCAGCGACACCAGCGCCAGGGTGATCAGATGTCCGACGGTGAACGCGGTGATCGTCAGCGCTGCCCTGCCCACGGTCTTCTTCACGGGGATCGGCTGCTGCCAGCGCCACCCTCGCCGAGCCCGTGTCGCGAGCGAGGGGGCGACGATCAGCAAGGTCGTGAGGAAGAGCAGATGATCGGTGCCCTCAGCGATGTGCAGCATCCCGAGACGGATCACCGCGAGCAGGCCGTGCAGCGGGTCGGTGTCGCTGCGCTCCCACGTGAGGTGCGTGACGCCGCCGCCCAGCACGCCGATGACCTGCGGCTCGCCCTCGTTGATCTGGCCGTCATCCCAGTCGCTGATCAGAGCGACGTAGACCTGATGGGAGGGGACGACGTCGATGATGAAGTCGTCGGTGAACTCCAGCGCACCCTGCAGCGGGCGGCCCGCGGTGAAGCGGAGCGTCGTCTCGATCGCATCCTCGTCGTTGACCGTCGCGAAGGTCGGCTCCTCGAGCACGGTGGCGGCCAATGAGCCCTGCTCGTCCGAGATGTGCACGCGGTGGAGCAGGAACGTCATGAGATTGTCCGAGATGGCGTCGAGCTCCGACTGGTCGGTGGCGATGTCGTAGCCCGTGGCCGCCACGAAGCCGGCCTTCTGGATCTGCATCTTCACCTCGACCGCATCCTGACGCACCGTGAGGAACACGCCCGTCGACCCTGTGGGATGCGCTGCCGCGCGCTGCGTCGGCAGGAGGACGAGAACGAGGACCAGCAGGAGGGCCGCGAGCGCAATGGCTGCGAGCCGGGTCTCCGGCGCACGACGGACGACGGTGGTAGGCACACGCGCACCCTATGCGCGGCGGGCAAACGGCTGTCGAACGGGCGGCAACCGCTCGGAGCGGGTCGACTTACGGGTGCGGCTCGATGACGCGACCGCGGGACGCCTCGAGCGCACGGATGAGGGAGGCCGAGTCCCACGGGCCGACATGGCGGATCCCCCCGATGAAGAACGTGGGCGTCGAGTGCAGGTCCATGAGCTCCGCGTCCAGACGGTCGTCCTGGATGTGGCGCAGCACAGCGGGGGAGCGCAGGTCGTCGGCGAAGCGATCGGTGTCCAGACCCAGCTCGTCGGCGTAGCGGATCAGGTCCGAGAGCTCCAGCTGGTCCTGGTGGGCGAACATCTTGCGCGTCATCTCATAGAAGTGGCCCTGCGCCGCGGCGGCCTCCGATGCCTGCGCCGCCTGCTGCGCGTGTGGATGCGGCGCGTCGAGCGGCAGGTGCCGCCACACCCAACGGACCTGGTCGCCCAGCGCGGCGAAGACCTCGTCGATGGAGCCGGTCGCGCGGCCGCAGAACGGGCACTCGAAGTCGCCGTACTCGACGATCGTCAGCGGCGCGTCCTTCGGTCCCTTGATGTGGTCGCGCGCGGGGTCGACGGGCCGGTTCAGGTACTTGCCGACGGCGACGGGCGGCCGCAGCCGGTCGCCGACCGAGATGATCGCCCATCCGGCGAGGAACGCGAGGACGGATGCGGTGAGTACGCCGACACGGGCGAGGTCCTGCGTGTGGGGATCGTCGATCGCGATGGGCACGAGGAACAGGGCGATCGTGAACCCGATGCCCGACAGCGCGCCGCCGCCGGCGATCCGCGTCATTCCGAGACCGGGGGCGAGAACGCCCTTGCCTGTCGCGCGCAGCAGCCAGGTCGCGCCGGTGATGCCGATGAACTTGCCGCCGACGAGCGCAACGATGATGCCCCAGGTGAGCGGCGAGGTGAAGGCCTCCTTCAGCGTCGCCGGGTCGAGATGGACGCCCGCGTTCGCCAGCGCGAACAGGGGCAGCACGCCGAACGAGATGTACGGGCGCCATCCCGCATCCACGCGCTCGTTGATCGAGAGCGAGTCGCGGACGCTGCGCTGCACCGCGGCCGCGTACACGGTGTTGGGGGACTCGCGGAAGGCACGCGTGAGCTCGGCCGTGCGTTCGACGTCGCTGCGCCGGGGTGGGAAGACCGGGATGAGGAGCGCGATGGCGACGCCGGCGAGGGTCGCGTGCACGCCCGACAGCAGCACGACGATCCAGAGGGCGATGCCGAGGGCCGCGTAGGAGAAGCCTCGGCCGTACGGCAGGAAGCGCACCAGGGCGATCAGACCCATGAGCACGACAGCCACCACGAGGGCCGCGAGGTTGAGGCTGTCGGAGTAGAAGACGCCGATCACCAGCAGCGCCCCGATGTCGTCCACGACGGCGAGGGTCAGCAGGAACGCGCGCAGGCGAGCGGGGAACTTGGGGCCGATGATAGCGAGGGCCCCCAGCAGGAACGCCGTGTCGGTGGAGATCACGACACCCCACGCGTGACTCTCGTCGGTGCCGAGGGTGAAGAGGATGAAGATCCCCGCCGGCACCACGAGCCCCGCGACCGCCGCCGCGATCGGCAGCGTGGCGCGAGCGCGGTCGGTGAGTTCGCCGATGGTCAGTTCGCGTTTGACTTCGAGTCCGACGAGGAAGAAGAACAGTGTCATCAGCCCGTCGTTGACGAGCGCGTGGAGGTTCGAGTCGATCCGCACATCGCCCACGGCGATCGTGATGGGCGTCTCCCAGAAGTGCTCGTAGCCCGCACCCCAGGGACTGTTCGCCCAGATGATGGCGAGCGCAGTGGCGATCAGCATCAGGGCAGCCGACAGGCGGTCGGGGGCGATCGGACGCCGCTTCTTCTTGGCGGGGCCGCTGCGCTGCAGTTCGACGCTGGTCATCGGGCTCCTCCCGGGCGCGGATGCGGGATCACGGGCGAACGCCCAGGAGGAAGTCTGCCGCATCCGGGGGCGGGCGGGGCGAGTGAGAGGGGCCCCGTCTGACCCACCCTGACGGAGCGCTCCCGATCAGCGCTGCATCGGGCGCCAGGACTCCAGGAATGCCGAGACCGTGAGCGTCTCCATCTCCAGCTCGATCTTGCCGAACAGATGCGACGCCATGTTGGCATCGGTGGGGATGCGCAGAACGAGCGCCTGGGTGTCGATCCGCCGCACCTCGACGTCGTACATGTTGAGCACACCGGAGCCGAGCAGTGCATCGACCCCCG is drawn from Microbacterium binotii and contains these coding sequences:
- the nhaA gene encoding Na+/H+ antiporter NhaA, translated to MTSVELQRSGPAKKKRRPIAPDRLSAALMLIATALAIIWANSPWGAGYEHFWETPITIAVGDVRIDSNLHALVNDGLMTLFFFLVGLEVKRELTIGELTDRARATLPIAAAVAGLVVPAGIFILFTLGTDESHAWGVVISTDTAFLLGALAIIGPKFPARLRAFLLTLAVVDDIGALLVIGVFYSDSLNLAALVVAVVLMGLIALVRFLPYGRGFSYAALGIALWIVVLLSGVHATLAGVAIALLIPVFPPRRSDVERTAELTRAFRESPNTVYAAAVQRSVRDSLSINERVDAGWRPYISFGVLPLFALANAGVHLDPATLKEAFTSPLTWGIIVALVGGKFIGITGATWLLRATGKGVLAPGLGMTRIAGGGALSGIGFTIALFLVPIAIDDPHTQDLARVGVLTASVLAFLAGWAIISVGDRLRPPVAVGKYLNRPVDPARDHIKGPKDAPLTIVEYGDFECPFCGRATGSIDEVFAALGDQVRWVWRHLPLDAPHPHAQQAAQASEAAAAQGHFYEMTRKMFAHQDQLELSDLIRYADELGLDTDRFADDLRSPAVLRHIQDDRLDAELMDLHSTPTFFIGGIRHVGPWDSASLIRALEASRGRVIEPHP
- a CDS encoding isochorismatase family protein, giving the protein MTKALFIVDVQNDFTERGALGVAGGDAVAERISAYLAEHAGDYGLIVASRDWHDAEGDNGGHFAAEPDFIDTWPPHCVAGTFGAEYDEVFDTSAVTHHLKKGRGEPAYSLFEGRTDDGRTATELLAEHGILDIDVVGLATDYCVRASALDAIAAGRHVRVFTDLVAGVHAESSEKALAEIAHAGAEVTASR
- a CDS encoding MMPL family transporter codes for the protein MAASSTSTRPSRWLRVGIPALLVLVWLVVGSIGGPYFGKVDEVSTNDQSTFLPQSAASTQVNERLPDFVAGDSIPAVVVFAADQKLSDGQLAELQTVAEDIAQTPGVLDGISPPIVSDDGLAAQIFVPIDASGEVPEAVEAVRDLVASQAPSGVEGWVTGPAGFTADLVEGFLGIDGLLLGVALIAVFVILVIVYRSPLLPVLVLLTSVFALCVALLTVWWLAKAGIFVLNGQVQGILFILVIGAATDYALLFVARYREAVAEGQKRWPATVQAWRGAFEPILASGGTVIAGLLCLLLSDLASNRALGPIAAIGIAFAMLSALTFLPALLALVGRAAFWPFIPKHPAAVPSDDPNAPVSGLWPRVARFVTRRARPVWIISTVVLLVGAAGITQLKADGVPSSDLVLGYSQARDGQDVLAEHFPAGSGSPVYVVVSETDAAAAVTATSDAEGIDSVAIAAADSPTGQASVTVSGGALELAAVGPPGTPAPSATTVDGDVLLIATLADAADSAAADDAVVALRDTLDSDLGEGAALVGGQTAIDVDTNATSIRDRTVIIPVILAVVFVILMLLLRSILAPVLLIASTVISFGTAMGVSALVFNHVFDFPGADPAVPLYGFVFLVALGIDYNIFLMSRVREESLRHGTRAGIVRGLVSTGGVITSAGLVLAATFAALGVIPILFLAQLAFIVAFGVLLDTFVVRSLLVPALASDIGRAVWWPSKLWRAGPETKDAAPMTRAEYRRTLGA
- a CDS encoding LPXTG cell wall anchor domain-containing protein, whose product is MTAPRQRARISLLGRGSVALTVAALLLGAGASVADAAEDDPDAGTTTGGAMVITVDVPEHVGAASPSPTATSPQVPTGALPATGDDVQRLLPWLLAALAVTGAGAALAARRRRA
- a CDS encoding HupE/UreJ family protein codes for the protein MPTTVVRRAPETRLAAIALAALLLVLVLVLLPTQRAAAHPTGSTGVFLTVRQDAVEVKMQIQKAGFVAATGYDIATDQSELDAISDNLMTFLLHRVHISDEQGSLAATVLEEPTFATVNDEDAIETTLRFTAGRPLQGALEFTDDFIIDVVPSHQVYVALISDWDDGQINEGEPQVIGVLGGGVTHLTWERSDTDPLHGLLAVIRLGMLHIAEGTDHLLFLTTLLIVAPSLATRARRGWRWQQPIPVKKTVGRAALTITAFTVGHLITLALVSLGLISFPEKPVEILVAVSIAVAAAHALKPLIPRGELLIAGVFGLVHGTAFATTILELNLGFGETLVAIIGFNVGVELAQLIAAVLVLPLLIWLSHARAFVGFRTAVAIAAILAAAAWIGGILTDQDSVLQPVFTEIASFPVVSYLLLVALVAALWYFTRTAAGSRRIEAGR
- a CDS encoding WxL protein peptidoglycan domain-containing protein, giving the protein MNPRSTPPHRRLIALSSAMLATLTALAFAAPAQAAEGDEVTWTVRTASNNLGSERTNYSYTVDPGGSVSDAVTIANHGDEALDLKVYAADGSTSDEGQLSLLVAGEPSHAIGAWIAPQQATVTVAAGETVTVPFTLSVPENATPGDYAGGVVTSLSAPDAQNGVTVDRRLGIRVNLRVGGELVPSLAVENMSVAWNGGLNPFAGGDATVTYTLHNTGNATIAAQPTARVGGIFDLFGMDAAAAQDVPALLPGESWTQTVSVPGVPPVLALIAGVNVVPVVTDASGSTTPLDTVTGQTIGAAIPWTLLVIVLLAAAAVFLLLRARRRRSETAQQRADARVEDAVAHALAEERAKAAVGASSAD
- a CDS encoding purple acid phosphatase family protein, whose protein sequence is MLLAAPSRPTGRAALWASAAAVGAALMLSGALVAPAAHADDPAAYTGIVLGVASNETQRTVSWYTSADTSQVVQLAPTSAVVNGQFVASVTTFAATGAANVSTTGYNRHAVLSGLQENTQYSYRVGSDGNWSPTYSFKTQSFEGDFDFLFFGDPQIGSSGNVAKDGAGWADTMNVALTANPNAELLVSGGDQVETANTEPQWDAFLAPDQLRQYPWAATIGNHDVGGKAYEQHFYTPNTDYSSAYYKDPTKTATTSGGDYWYIYKDVLFIDLNSNSYDSANGGGDAAHVQYVTDVVNQHGADAKYTVLVYHHSIYSAADHAKDADNKVRRVDFPTTFSKLGVDLVLQGHDHVYTRSYEIKNGEKANPAEQPGQNDVFVGEGGVIYMTANSASGSKYYDITAPDNSGTTGAGNGPDPLKPSDYWYNSVQNQEHVRSYVKVQVRADQLVVEGIRSGTCDAPNAAVEQGKVSWCGTPGSSTAVDGVGSLIDSVTIHPFHGDGQDIQVDVPNQAPGEFGWTIDGQNGLVDLGTAEEKGDHFEATGEINPISVTDTRSSLAPWSLTSVLGDFKDGDKTFSGRYLGWTPKVVTDGAGATAGAAVSSGYDTGDGLAVSRVLGSAAQGHAKGSALLGAALDLKLPTETAKGSYRATLTLTALAG